A window of the Arachis duranensis cultivar V14167 chromosome 5, aradu.V14167.gnm2.J7QH, whole genome shotgun sequence genome harbors these coding sequences:
- the LOC107488515 gene encoding protein tesmin/TSO1-like CXC 3: MEYLQLMIRLLYLESGEFDPKGQELEHWDNLISGDTDFFVFNSPNEAAAFKDIMQKPDSHLMPLVPESSIYNGLSDDSKAKIEDYRPEPLAVTDQMQDKHYVAMTSNTKEKADAEFASVMNHSKRRRCLDFETASVQRKNSDHNLKSDSLVHSNEKQLVAAKCNSSSQQCTMPAVGLDLNALAALKGDKKVISNDNWPCEIHVNLPSCTSVQIYTSHEHHDPLAVEVDSSDIGPQPVEDSSHASDFTVDEDVNQNSPQKKTHGDCKRCNCKKSKCLKLYCECFAARTYCTGNCSCKNCHNKLDHKDEVLQARKQIESRNPLAFTPKVIPEPEIGNDPNKTPAPSRHKRGCNCKKSSCQKKYCECFQAGVGCSINCRCDTCKNTFGRKDGELSLLLQIKYKLNTCQNLTVLLFRF; this comes from the exons ATGGAATATCTGCAGTTGATGATTCGATTGCTCTACCTG GAGTCGGGTGAATTTGATCCGAAGGGGCAAGAATTAGAGCATTGGGATAATTTAATCTCTGGAGATACTGACTTCTTCGTTTTCAATTCCCCAAATGAAGCAGCGGCTTTTAAGGATATAATGCAGAAGCCAGATTCCCATCTTATGCCTCTGGTACCGGAATCTTCCATATATAATGGTTTGAGCGATGATAGCAAAGCTAAAATAGAAGACTATCGTCCCGAGCCTTTAGCAGTCACAGACCAAATGCAGGACAAACATTACGTTGCCATGACTAGCAATACAAAGGAGAAAGCAGATGCTGAG TTTGCTTCTGTGATGAACCATAGTAAGCGGAGGCGATGTCTAGACTTTGAGACGGCCAGTGTGCAAAGGAAGAACTCAGATCATAATTTAAAATCCGATTCTCTTGTACATTCTAATGAAAAGCAACTGGTTGCTGCAAAATGCAATAGCAGTTCACAGCAATGCACTATGCCTGCAGTTGGCTTAGATTTGAATGCACTTGCAGCCTTGAAGGGAGACAAAAAAGTCATAAGTAATGACAATTGGCCTTGTGAAATTCATGTTAATCTTCCTAGTTGCACTTCAGTGCAAATCTATACCAGTCATGAACATCATGATCCATTGGCAGTGGAGGTGGATTCATCAGACATTGGGCCTCAGCCAGTTGAGGATAGTTCCCATGCATCAGATTTCACTGTTGATGAAGATGTCAATCAGAATAGTCCCCAAAAGAAAACACATGGAGACTGCAAGCGTTGTAACTGTAAAAAGTCAAAGTGCTTGAAGCT ATATTGTGAGTGCTTTGCTGCTCGTACCTACTGCACTGGCAACTGCTCATGTAAGAATTGCCACAACAAACTTGATCATAAAGACGAAGTCCTTCAAGCTCGCAAGCAGATTGAGTCTCGCAACCCTCTGGCTTTTACTCCTAAAGTCATTCCTGAACCTGAAATTGGG aatgacccaaataaaactCCAGCACCATCACGACACAAGAGAGGATGCAACTGCAAGAAATCATCCTGCCAAAAGAAATACTGTGAATGCTTTCAG GCTGGTGTTGGATGTTCCATAAACTGTAGATGCGACACGTGTAAGAACACGTTTGGTAGAAAGGACGGTGAGTTGTCCCTtcttttacaaattaaatacaaattaaataccTGTCAGAATCTAACTGTTTTATTGTTTCGATTTTAA